A genomic window from Quercus lobata isolate SW786 chromosome 10, ValleyOak3.0 Primary Assembly, whole genome shotgun sequence includes:
- the LOC115965009 gene encoding uncharacterized protein LOC115965009 translates to MVSIKALLAVAVVKGWHLSQLDVNNAFLHGDLNEEVYMVLFPGFHNKGEVVCKLNKSLYGLKQAFRQWFSKFSHVLIQLGFHQSKADYSLFTRSSFGSFVALLVYVDDVLIASDNVQAVADLKVLLDKQFKLKDLGDLKFFLGLEMARSKEGISLCQRKYALELLEDAGLLGCRLAKVPMEPALKLSKYEGQELKDPRMYRRLIGRLLYLTITRPNITFAVHKLSQFMAKPRLPHLQAANKVLQYMKGSPGQGLLFSSKSELHIKAFADADWAACLDTRSFTTGYCVFIGESLVSWKSKKQQTVSRSSAESKYRAMVVAVCEVVWLISFLKDIQVPHSRAALLFSDS, encoded by the coding sequence ATGGTTTCTATTAAAGCTTTGCTTGCAGTGGCTGTTGTGAAAGGGTGGCATTTATCCCAACTTGATGTCAACAATGCATTTTTGCATGGTGATCTTAATGAAGAGGTTTATATGGTCTTGTTCCCAGGCTTTCACAACAAGGGAGAGGTTGTTTGTAAGCTCAACAAATCCTTGTATGGCCTCAAGCAGGCCTTTAGGCAATGGTTTTCCAAGTTCTCTCATGTTTTGATCCAGTTAGGCTTTCATCAATCTAAAGCTGATTACTCTTTGTTCACTAGAAGCAGTTTTGGTTCCTTTGTTGCCTTATTGGTGTATGTGGATGATGTTCTCATTGCCAGTGATAATGTTCAAGCAGTAGCAGACCTTAAGGTGCTGCTGGATAAGCAATTCAAGCTTAAAGACTTGGGGGACTTGAAATTTTTCCTAGGTTTGGAAATGGCTAGGTCCAAGGAAGGCATTAGCCTTTGCCAAAGAAAATATGCCTTGGAGTTGTTGGAAGATGCAGGGTTGTTAGGTTGTAGACTAGCAAAGGTTCCCATGGAGCCAGCTTTGAAGTTAAGCAAGTATGAAGGGCAAGAGTTAAAGGATCCCCGCATGTATAGGAGATTGATTGGGAGGTTACTCTATCTAACCATCACAAGGCCTAATATTACCTTTGCAGTTCACAAACTTAGCCAATTCATGGCTAAACCAAGGTTGCCACATCTTCAAGCAGCTAATAAGGTTTTGCAATACATGAAAGGCAGTCCTGGGCAAGGTCTGTTGTTTTCTAGCAAGTCTGAATTACATATTAAGGCTTTTGCAGATGCGGATTGGGCTGCCTGTCTAGATACCAGGAGCTTTACTACTGGTTATTGTGTTTTTATTGGAGAATCTTTGGTCTCTTGGAAGTCTAAGAAGCAGCAAACAGTCTCACGTTCTTCAGCAGAGTCAAAATATAGGGCAATGGTTGTTGCAGTGTGTGAAGTTGTATGGTTGATCAGCTTTCTTAAGGACATTCAAGTTCCTCATTCAAGGGCAGCCTTACTCTTCAGTGATAGTTGA